The following is a genomic window from Anomaloglossus baeobatrachus isolate aAnoBae1 unplaced genomic scaffold, aAnoBae1.hap1 Scaffold_3142, whole genome shotgun sequence.
attatactgcaccacataatcctccatatattatactgcaccacatagtcctccatatattatactgcaccacatactcctccatatattatactgcaccacataatcctccatatattatactacaccacatagtcctccatatattatactgcaccacatactcctccatatattatactacaccacatactcctccatatattatactacaccacataatcctccatatattatactacaccacatagtcctccatatattatactacaccacatactcctccatatattatactgcaccacataatcctccatatattatactgcaccacataatcctccatatattatactgcaccacataatcctccatatattatactgcaccacataatcctccatatattatactgcaccacatattcctccatatattatactgcaccacatattcctccatatattatactgcaccacataatcctccatatattatactgcaccacataatcctccatatattatactgcaccacataatcctccatatattatactgcaccacatattcctccatatattatactgcaccacataatcctccatatattatactgcaccacataatcctccatatattatactgcaccacatattcctccatatattatactgcaccacataatcctccatatattatactacaccacatattcctccatatattatactgcaccacataatcctccatatattatactgcaccacataatcctccatatattatactacaccacataatcctccatatattgtactgcaccacataatcctccatatattatactgcaccaccatagtcctccatatattatactgcaccccatacagcctgcaccccatatcacacaactacacccccatatgtcacacaccctgctccccatacagcctgcacccccatatcacacacactacacccccatatctcacacaccctgctccccatacagcctacaccccccatatcacacactacacccccatatctcacacaccctgctcctcatacagcctgcaccccatatcacacacactacacccccatatgtcacacaccctgctccccatacagcctgcaccccatatcacacactccacccccatatgtcacaccctgctccccatacagcctgcacccccaaatcacacactacacccccatatctcacacaccctgctccccatacagcctacaccccccatatctcacacaccctgctccccaaacagcctgcacccctatatcacacactacacccccatatctcacacaccctgctccccatacagcctgcaccccccagatcacacacactacacccccatatctcacacaccctgctccccatacagcctgcacccccatatcatacacactacacccccacatctcacacagcctgcaccccccagatcacacacactacacacccccatatctcacacaccctgcccacatatctcaccctgcctgtaccccaacttacccctctcaaacactctgcaccctccacatccttctgtcacagtctgcagccctcacatgcccctcaccctgcagcccctcccctcatgtcccctcttttcttattaccagtcatcatgtgtccaaatctccgtcaggattcagtatctttgctttctgcccggcctcctgtgtctcctcccacacagtcacatgggcgtgacgtcatcgcaggtcctgcaggatggattattccgtctTTTGTGCAGGTCTCTCCTGCGctgctgcagctcagacacggctggtgcctctccaggtcaggggcccctctactgacactgggcccccctgactcacaggccggccccctgacggtcgcattgtcggccactacacaggggcactacacataggggcccggcagccggctctgcagagcggctgccgggcccctatgtgtactagtgccgctgtgtagtggccggcctgtgagtcaggggagcccagtgtcagtagaggggcggctcacttctcctcgttcccccgctgatccggtctcctcggcgcgtcgtccattgctgtcgctcgctctgacctctcagcaggcgcgcagtgatgacgtcaccgcggtcctctgcaaagctgtcagaacgccgacagtcacagcggggagaatgataagagagggagcgcgctgctcactccctcatcattgctctcaattgtatcggcacctgcgatgccgatgcaattgaaagcgcgatcctcggcggggggcggtgacagcgcagccaccgggcccccctgagtagcggtgcgccactcctgccaccgtgagtgggcccccccggcagctcagggccccggcatttgaccgggtttgccgggtgctggcgccggccctgcctGTATGCGTATGCCTGTATGCGTATGCCTGTATGCGTATGCCTGTATGCGTATGCCTGTATGCGTATGCCTGTATGCGTATGCCTGTATGcgtgcgtatgcctgtatgtgtatgcctGTATGCGTGCGTATGCCCGTatgtgtatgcctgtatgtgtgcgtACAGCCTGTATGCGTGCGTATGCCCGTatgtgtatgcctgtatgtgtatgcctgtatgtgtgcgtATGCCCGTATGTGTATGCCTGTATGCGTGCGTATGCCCGTATGTGTATGCCTGTATGCGTGCGTATGCCCGTATGTGTATGCCCGTatgtgtatgcctgtatgtgtatgcccGTATGTGTATGCCTGTATGCGTGCGTATGCCCGTATGTGTATGCCTGTATGCGTGCGTATGCCCGTATGTGTATGCCCGTatgtgtatgcctgtatgtgtatgcctgtatgtgtgcgtATGCCCGTATGTGTATGCCTGTATGCGTGCGTATGCCCGTatgtgtatgcctgtatgtgtatgcctGTATGcgtgcgtatgcctgtatgtgtatgcctGTATGCGTGCGTATGCCCGTATGTGTATGCCTGTATGCGTGCGTATGcccgtatgtatgcctgtatgtgtgcgtACAGCCTGTATGCCCGTatgtgtatgcctgtatgtgtatgcccGTATGTGTGCGTACAGCCTGTATGCGTGCGTATGCCCGTATGTGTATGCCCGTATGTGTATGCCCGTATGTGTATGCCCGTATGTGTATGCCCGTATGTGTGCGTACAGCCTGTATGCGTGCGTATGCCCATATTATCAAAGTTAGGCAAATTACAAGCACTCGCTTCTGGTCATTACATGGTGGCCTACACCTGGGGTGGGTGAGCAGTGAGCATCAAAAACACAGGATAATGTGGCACAAAAAGCGGGATCCGTTCTCGTCTCCTGGGATTGTTTCTTCCACACTGGGGGTGTCTCATCAGTGGACGTCACGTTTATTCTATTGTCTGTAAATGATATTGAATGCCAAACATGAGTGACACCATGCCTCATTTCTTTTCACAGCCAGGAAAGCTGACAGAAGCTTTTAAATACTTTCTTCAAGGAATGGGATACAGTAAGTCCAGCTCTGCTAGGTCTTGGGAGGGTGGTGGCGTCTCTGCAGGGTGGTGGCCCCTCACCTGTGGGTCTCGTGAAGGTGGAGGCCCCTGGCCCTCAGGGTCTCAGGAGGATGGCTGCCCCTGGCACACAGGTCTCAGGAGGGTGGAGGTTCCTGGCCTGCAGGTCTTGGGAGAGTGGAGGTTCCTGGCCCTCAGGTCTCGGGAGGGTGGAGGTTTTTGGCCCTCAGGTCTCGGGAGGGTGGAGACCCCTGGCCCACAGGTCTCAGGAGGGTGGAGATTCCTGGCCCTCGTGTCTCGTGAGGGGGTGGAGGTCTATGGCCCTTGGGAGGGTGGTGGCCTCTATCCTGTGGGTCTTGGGAGGGTGACGACCCCTGGTCCGTGGTTCTTGGGAGCTTGGAGGTCCCTGGCCCTCAGGTCTCAGGAGGGTGGCGGCCCCTGGCTCACAGGTCTCGGGAGGCTTGGAGGTTCCTGGCCCTCGGGAGGATGGAAGCCTCTAGCTTGTAGGTCTTGAAAGGGTGACGACCCCTAGTCCATGGATCTCGAGAGGATGGAGGTCCCTGGCCCGTGGGTCTCAGGAGGGTGAATGTTCCTGGCCCTCGGGtttcgggggtgggggggtggcCCCTGGCCCACAGGTCTCGGGAGGATGAAGCTTCCTGGCCCGTGGATCTCGGGAGGGTGGAGGTTCCTGGCCCGTGGTCTTGGGAGGGTGGCGGCCCCTGGCCCACAGTTCTCGGGAGGATGGAGATTCCTGGCCCCCGCGTCTCTGGAGGGGGAGGTCCCTGGCCCGCGGGTCCCAGGAGGGTTTGTCTGGACACATTCCATCTGTCTTTTGGCCATCCTCCTGGTGTTCGTCTCCTCAGTCATGTGTCTCTGATTTCTCCTGTGTGTCTCCCCACCTCTTTATCTTGGTCTGCACTCTCTTCCTCTGTCCTCACCTGGACTCTGGCATCTCTGAGTCTCTATATTCTCTATATGGTGATAGCAGCTTATTGGTATTTGTTGTCTCAATGTCACATTTCTGTGTCTTCTCCCCTCCTCATCACTCTCCATGGACTCTTCACCCCCTTCCCCGGCTTCTTTCCTTGTCTTTTCCCCCCAGTTGCCTCCTTGAAGGATCGGAGACAGAGTGCCAGTGCAGGTATTCCATCACACCGTCGTCTGAATAGATTGCATGCTCCTCGGTTTAGTGCACACCTCTGAATGCTCCACCTGGGCTGCTTCTCCCTCCTGGATTATCCTCCTGCCACACACGCCATCAGCTTCTTCCACACATAGTTATGTGCAAAATAATTGCAGTCCAACATCAGTAACGTGTTTACTGCTCGGTCAGAAAGAACATACAGCATGGAAAAATCATGACTAGGTGTAGGCAAGACATGGACAACCACCAGAATCAGCAGTTATGGCCTGCGCGCTGCTGACTGGCTCCTGTAATGACAGCGGGTGTACTAATTAATAGCAGAGTTCAATTAGTGAGGGCACTCATTATGTGACGAAACAGGTGTCAATTATTACCCTTAATTAAAGGAGGGCTCGTGTCGAACCTTCTGGTTTTAGGCCTCACTCAGTGAGTGAAATGGGTCGTTCCAGACGTTGAAGAGAAGGAGACAGAACTTTGATCAAGAAGTTGATTGGAGAAAGGAAAATGTATAAAGTGCAGAAAAGAACGGACTGCTCCGAAGATTTCCAATGCTTCAAATGGCAAACAAAACCCGAAACACGTGGCAGAAAAAGAAACCCAACCATCCGAGCGTCCGTTCATCAGCTCCAAGGAGATGACAGAAGATCCTCAGTTACCCgagagtcctgcagccatcagaagacaccgaTGTGCAGACAAACTGCAAGAAACTCTGGGAAAGAAGCAACCAAGGATCAGTTCCAAGGAGATGACAGAAGATCCTCAGTTACCCgagagtcctgcagccatcagaagacaccgaTGTGCAGACAAACTGCAAGAAACTCTGGGAAAGAAGCAACCAAGGATCAGCTCCAAGGAGATGACAGAAGATCCTCAGTTACCCgagagtcctgcagccatcagaagacaccgaTGTGCAGACAAACTGCAAGAAACTCTGGGAAAGAAGCAACCAAGGATCAGCTCCAAGGAGATGACACAAGATCCTCAGTTACCCgagagtcctgcagccatcagaagacaccgaCGTACAGACAAACTGCAAGAAACTCTGGGAAAGAAGCAACCAAGGATCAGCTCCAAGGAGATGACACAAGATCCTCAGTTACCCgagagtcctgcagccatcagaagacaccgaCGTACAGACAAACTGCAAGAAACTCTGGGAAAGAAGCAACCAAGGATCAGCTCCAAGGAGATGACACAAGATCCTCAGTTACCCgagagtcctgcagccatcagaagacaccgaCGTACAGACAAACTGCAAGAAACTCTGGGAAAGAAGCAACCAAGGATCAGCTCCAAGGAGATGACACAAGATCCTCAGTTACCCgagagtcctgcagccatcagaagacaccgaCGTACAGACAAACTGCAAGAAACTCTGGGAAAGAAGCAACCAAGGATCAGCTCCAAGGAGATGACACAAGATCCTCAGTTACCCgagagtcctgcagccatcagaagacaccgaTGTGCAGACAAACTGCAAGAAACTCTGGGAAAGAAGCAACCAAGGATCAGCTCCAAGGAGATGACACAAGATCCTCAGTTACCCgagagtcctgcagccatcagaagacaccgaTGTGAAGACAACTGCAAGAAACCCTGGTAAAGAAGCAACCAAGGATCAGCTCCAAGGAGATGACACAAGATCCTCAGTTACCCgagagtcctgcagccatcagaagacaccgaCGTACAGACAAACTGCAAGAAACCCTAAACCCTTGGAAAGAAGCATCCAATGATTGGCTCCAAGGAGATGACAGAAGATCCTCAGTTACCCGAGAGTCCTGCAGCCATCCGAAGACACCGATGTGACGACAACTGTCTGCAAGAAACCCTCGGAGAGAACCATCTCTGGAAAAAGAGGCCTGCAGAAAAAGATTGCCAAAGAACACATTGACCGGCCTAAAGAGAAGAGGCGCCAcattgtatggacagatgagaaGATGGTTCTTATTGGGTCTAAAGCTGCACACAGGTTGTGAGACCACCCAGAGACACTGCAAAGGCTGGAAAACATGGAGGGGCCAGCAGAATGGCAGGGCGTTTTTCCCATTCACGCTGAATGTGCCATACAGGAGGACCACTCAGCCACAGGGTGGTGACTTGTACGGGAGTGCACGCCAGCTCACGTATCTGAGGAAGATCTGCAGGTACACACAGAACATGCACGTCCTGGAAGATCTGTAGGTACATGCATGCCCCGGAAGATCTACAGGCACACGCAGAACATGCACACCCCGGAAATCTGCAGGCACACGCAGCACATGCATGCCCGGAAGATCTGCAGGCACACGCAGCACATGCACACCCCGGAAGATTTCCAGGCACACGCAGAACATGCACACCCCGGAAATGTGCAGGCACACGCAGAACATGCACACCCCGGAAATGTGCAGGCACACGCAGCACATGCACACCCCGGAAGATTTGCAGGCACACGCAGAACATGCACACCCCGGAAATCTGCAGGCACACGCAGCACATGCACACCCTGGTGCGGTGCCTTATTTAGCACAATGTTACTCAGGTATCACAAGTGCTACATAGGTCTGCAGGTGGTCCTCATACTGCACAAGACACTTATATTAGCTCCAGGACCCCACATGGGAATATTTACTGCCCCTTAACAGCACAAAATACCCAGAGTCAGTTCATCTGTAGCGAGTCCCCGGACCCTGGAGGTCCTAGATCATGGACACCTGGGGTAGCCTCACATGGCTCTTCATGCCATAGGAAAGATATTGAGAAACAAGACCGGCATGCCGACCAAAGGACTACACGTCCCAGAGGAGGCTGGCTGCCTGGCCTTAGAGTAGGGGGTGGCAGCCCAGCCTCCTCTACCCCACGCCCCACTGCAGCCATTGCTTTCCCATAGCCATGCATGGGAGGTTGAAGCTTTCCGCCTGTTCCCTTGTATCAGATCTCCTCTGTAACCTGAGACGTTGATGTTTCTGCGGCATCTCCCCTTGGATCTGCTCTTTGTCAATGCTCAGCTGCTGCTTCTGAATTTTGAcctcttttctctttttctgtAGTGCCCTCAGCCAGTATGACCCGACTCGCCCGATCTCGCACAGCGTCACTCACCAGTGCCAGTTCTGTGGATGGAGGTCGCCCCAGGCCTTGCACTCAGTCCGAGAGCAGCGAGGGCATCGGTCAGATCAACCACACCATGGAAGTGTCCTGCTGAAGACCCTGGAGCAGTTCCTTACTACCCCTCCTCTTGCCCACTCATTACCCATATCTTCTTTACTGGTTTCTCTTCCTGCACCCCGCCCCTTTAAACAGCGTCTGgcgttttttggggaaaaaaaataccaGAGTGACAGTAGTTAATAATCATCTGGTGTGTGCTCCTCCCGCTCCCCTGTGACTGGATGTGACACGTGGGTAACAACAGATCAGACCAGTGGTGACTGAAGAATGAGGGGTGACCCGGACGACTAGAGAAGATCCCAGGAAGGTGACCCGGACAACTAGAGAAGATCCCATAGAGGTGACCCAGATGACTAAAGAAGTTCCCATAGAGGTGACCCGAATGACTGTAGGGGATCCCATAGAGGTGACCAGGATGACTACAGAAGATCCCATAGAGGTGACCCGAATGACTGTAGGGCATCCCATAGAGGTGACCCGGACGACTAGAGAAGATCCCATAGAGGTGACCAGGATGACTACAGGAGATCCCATAGAGGTGACCAGGACGACTAGAGAAGATCCCATAGAGGTGACCCGGACGACTAGAGAAGATCCCATAGAGGTGACCAGGATGACTACAGGAGATCCCATAGAGGTGACCAGGACGACTAGAGAAGATCCCATAGAGGTGACCCGGACGACTAGAGAAGATCCCATAGAGGTGACCAGGATGACTACAGGAGATCCCATAGAGGTGACCAGGACGACTTCAGAAGATCCCGTAGAGGTGACCAGGACGACTACAGAATATCCCGTAGAGGTGACCAGGACGACTACAGAATATCCCGTAGAGGTGACCAGGACGACTACAGAATATCCCGTAGAGGTGACCAGGACGACTACAGAATATCCCATAGAGATGACTAGGACGACTACAGAAGATCCCGTAGAGGTGACCAGGACGACCTTAGGAGATCCAGTAGAGGTTTCCCGGATGATTGTAGAGGATCCCATAGAAGTGACCTGGGTGATTGTAGATGTTTCTATAGACGTGATCTatggattggatcagcagtgtatgaCTGATGCATGTATCTCCGGGTTCCAGCAGGAAATTGCAGTATGGCTTCTTCACTGATGTGGGGGGGTTCAGTGAGAAGACGCATCCTGATGAATGTCTGTGAGTGGAGTCGAGGGTGAGGGGTTCGTCTGTGTCCCATCAGCCCAATCTCCTGATTTCCAGTTGTGTCATGTGTCCCGCGCTGTCATTGTGCCGTGTCTCCTCTCCCATCTGCGTCTCTCGCTCCTCGGACGGAGCGGGGGTAATGAATCCTGTCTGTAAGCTGTGACTGTTCTCACCTTCTCATTTTGGACCTGTCTTGTGGTGTGGATGCTTGTCGCTGCATTAAAGCCATCACTACTTATATGTCATGATAGTAATGGATGAATACAACAAACCTCAATAAAATGGTAACTCTGCCGTGTCTGCGTCATTCTGTGACTGAGACTGCATCACTGCGCCCCCCCTGTCTGCTGCGCCCCCCCCCTGTCTGCTGCGCCCCCCCCTGTCTGCTGCGCCCCCCCTGTCTGCTGCGCCCCCCCTGTCTGCTGCGCCCCCCCTGTCTGCTGCGCCCCCCCTGTCTGCTGCGCCCCCCCCTGTCTGCTGCGCCCCCCCCTGTCTGCAGCCCCCCCCGTCTGCAGCgccgccccctccccccgtctGCTGCTCCCctccccccatctgttgcgcgcagGAAGCGCTTTCCATtgcttaaccctttagttttcCCATCACTTTTGTTGCACGGCCCCCACCGTACAAAGTCGTCttttttgctgtagttttgatgtcGCCATGCATTTTAATATACAATGTACCAGGAAACTGAAAGACATCCcaactgcagtgaaattgtgaaaaCTGCAATTCCACATTGGTTTTTGGTGGTTGTTTGTCGTCCTTGTGGAgatacgagggtcagtgggtgctctcgtcctctggcctggcTCTCTAGTAGCGGAGatatgagggtcagtgggtgctctcatcctctggcctggctctctagtagtggagacgcgagggtcagtgggtgctctcgtcctctggcctggctctctagtagtggagatatgagggtcagtgggtgctctcgtcctctggcctggcTCTCTAGTAGCGGAGatatgagggtcagtgggtgctctcatcctctggcctggctctctagtagtggagacgcgagggtcagtgggtgctctcgttctctggcctggctctctagtagtggagatgtgagggtcagtgggtgctctcatcctctggcctggctctctagtagtggagacgcgagggtcagtgggtgctctcgtcctctggcctggctctctagtagtggagacgcgagggtcagtgggtgctcttgtcctctGGCCTGGCTCTCTAGTAGCGGAGATGTGAGGGTCAgggggtgctctcgtcctctggcctggctctctagtagtggagatgtgagggtcagggggtgctctcgtcctctggcctggctctctagtagtggagatgtgagggtcagggggtgctctcgtcctctggcctggcTCTCTAGTAGCGGAGATGTGAGGGTCAgggggtgctctcgtcctctggcctggctctctagtagcggagacgcgagggtcagtgggtgttctcgtcctctggcctggctctctagtagtggagatgtgagggtcagtgggtgctctcgtcctctggcctggctctctagtagtggagacgcgagggtcagtgtgtgctctcgtcctctgacttggCTCTCTAGTAGCGGAGACGcgaaggtcagtgggtgctctcgtccactggcctggctctctagtagtggagatatgagggtcagtgggtgctctcgtcctctggcctggctctctagtagtggagatgtgagggtcagtgtgtgctctcgtcctctggcctggctctctagtagtggagacgcgagggtcagtgggtgctctcgtcctctggcctggcTCTCTAGTAGTGGAGATGTGAGGGTCAGTGtatgctctcgtcctctggcctggctctctagtagtggagatgtgagggtcagtgggtgctctcgtcctctggcctggctctctagtagtggagatgtgagggtcagtgggtgttctcgtCCTCTGACCTGGCTCTCTAGTAGTGGAGatgtgagggtcagtgggtgctctcgtccactggcctgGCTCTCTAGTAGCGGAGACGCGAGggttagtgggtgctctcgtcctctggcctggctctctagtagtggagatatgagggtcagtgggtgctctcgtcctctggcctggctctctagtagtggagacgcgagggtcagtgtgtgctctcgtcctctggcctggctctctagtagtggagacgcgagggtcagtgggtgctctcgtcctctggcctggcTCTCTAGTAGTGGAGATGTGAGGGTCAGTGtatgctctcgtcctctggcctggctctctagtagtggagatgtgagggtcagtgggtgctctcgtcctctggcctggctctctagtagtggagatgtgagggtcagtgggtgttctcgtCCTCTGACCTGGCTCTCTAGTAGTGGAGatgtgagggtcagtgggtgctctcgtccactggcctggctctctagtagcggagacgcgagggtcagtgcgtgctctcgtcctctggcctggcTTTCTAGTAGCGGAGatatgagggtcagtgggtgctctcatcctctggcctggctctctagtagcagagacacgagggtcagtgggtgctctcgtcctctggcctggctctctagtagtggagacgcgagggtcagtgtgtgctctcgtcctctgacctggctctctagtagtggagatgtgagggtcagtgggtgctctcgtcctctggcctggctctctagtagtggagacgcgagggtcagtgtgtgctctcgtcctctggcttGGCTCTCTAGTAGCGGAGACGCGAGGGTCAGtgtgtgctctcgtcctctggcctggctctctagtagtggagacgcgagggtcagtgtgtgctctcgtcctctgacctggctctctagtagtggagatgtgagggtcagtgggtgctctcgtcctctggcctggctctctagtagtggagacgcgagggtcagtgtgtgctctcgtcctctggcttGGCTCTCTAGTAGCGGAgacgcgagggtcagtgggtgctctcgtccactggcctggctctctagtagtggagatatgagggtcagtgggtgctctcgtcctctggcctggctctctagtagtggagatgtgagggtcagtgtgtgctctcgtcctctggcctggctctctagtagtggagacgcgagggtcagtgTGTGCTCTCGTCCTCTGCCCTGGCTCTCTAGTAGTGGAGACGTGAGGGTCAGTGtatgctctcgtcctctggcctggctctctagtagtggagatgtgagggtcagtgggtgctctcgtcctctggcctggctctctagtagtggagatgtgagggtcagtgggtgttctcgtCCTCTGACCTGGCTCTCTAGTAGTGGAGatgcgagggtcagtgggtgctcttgtactctggcctggctctctagtagcggagacatgagggtcagtgggtgctctcgtcctctggcctggcTTTCTAGTAGCGGAGatatgagggtcagtgggtgctctcgtcctctggcctggctctctagtagtggaggtgttgaggagagccataagattaaatacttaattaacctcttgacaagggattgcgggaaatatgtcgatttgccttacataattcaggtttcagatcatatacatgacacagatataaagatggccgccatttcctgttatccacaccttgcttggaatgcaaggaatgtccagatgaaagaagataccatataagagaagacccctggtcaagctagaagacatcacagaccaaaccatcagcatggatgcaccagatgacgtccctcccatcatcatggtttcatccactgaagtcagacgcacccatcaacagcaacacggatctccccattggctagcccatgaactgtcccactaaatgggcatatctgaacttgtgtacgcccctagactatatcaagaggacgcatgttccttctctgtctgttcggtgccatttctagtgaccaagaagagacttcatatccgattgtgtctggtgtgaattcttttatgcatgcacttggcctataccaattaggccaggcagtaggcaactagtgatctctggttaagagttcaccttaacattaacatattaatctcggaagaaccgtcacatattcagttgcctgctgcctgttgtgtatttgtgaagagagcatgtgggtttgtgagtggtgtctgtaagacgtgtaaagtatatggtttgtggttgcct
Proteins encoded in this region:
- the LOC142269190 gene encoding uncharacterized protein LOC142269190 translates to MTKEVPIEVTRMTVGDPIEVTRMTTEDPIEVTRMTVGHPIEVTRTTREDPIEVTRMTTGDPIEVTRTTREDPIEVTRTTREDPIEVTRMTTGDPIEVTRTTREDPIEVTRTTREDPIEVTRMTTGDPIEVTRTTSEDPVEVTRTTTEYPVEVTRTTTEYPVEVTRTTTEYPVEVTRTTTEYPIEMTRTTTEDPVEVTRTTLGDPVEVSRMIVEDPIEVTWVIVDVSIDVIYGLDQQCMTDACISGFQQEIAVWLLH